From Mycobacterium lacus, one genomic window encodes:
- a CDS encoding DUF4226 domain-containing protein: MSEQDGTSVAAIRARQAALATQHSAVADADRALAEALASAHAVVHESVRRLDAIAAEIDHAVPNQTDLAVDTPMGGREFQRFLVAKQREIADVVTNAHELDRAKSAVLESLRAHYAGPTGEPDPT, translated from the coding sequence ATGTCGGAGCAAGACGGAACTTCGGTAGCCGCCATTCGGGCGCGGCAGGCGGCCCTGGCGACGCAACACAGCGCGGTTGCCGACGCCGACCGTGCGCTGGCCGAGGCGCTTGCCAGCGCGCATGCTGTGGTGCACGAGAGTGTCCGGCGGCTGGACGCGATCGCCGCCGAAATCGACCATGCCGTGCCAAACCAGACGGACCTCGCGGTCGATACCCCGATGGGAGGGCGCGAGTTTCAGAGGTTTCTGGTTGCCAAACAACGCGAGATCGCGGATGTCGTGACCAATGCACACGAACTCGACCGCGCGAAAAGTGCTGTGCTGGAAAGCCTGCGGGCACACTACGCCGGTCCCACGGGCGAACCGGATCCCACATAG
- a CDS encoding ESX-1 secretion-associated protein, which produces MADRIHVEPAHLREAAAHHEQTSDYLRTVPSSHAAIQESLDSLGPIFGELREAGRELLELRRRCYEQQADDHAAMARDLRMSAAMWERHDEDAARDLGGIVDGGR; this is translated from the coding sequence ATGGCAGATCGAATCCATGTGGAGCCGGCGCACTTACGTGAAGCCGCCGCTCACCATGAGCAGACCTCCGACTACCTGCGGACCGTGCCGTCGTCGCATGCGGCGATCCAGGAAAGCCTGGACTCACTCGGACCGATTTTCGGTGAGCTACGCGAGGCCGGCCGCGAACTGCTCGAGCTACGACGACGGTGCTACGAGCAACAGGCCGACGACCACGCCGCGATGGCGCGCGATCTGCGGATGTCGGCGGCTATGTGGGAGCGGCACGACGAAGACGCGGCCCGCGACCTCGGCGGCATCGTCGACGGCGGTCGATGA
- a CDS encoding C40 family peptidase: MVDSEIAALSRAHQMFAGATRYPALDADTAHYRGLLQRAAELNIAAGQGRYGLAVHRGQAALVAAARTDAAAAAVITGAQRDRETARESTGNVLDQARADAVVRPAAPMAQREAMRRRVARLRAQRVHVLTARRRARRHLAALRALRYRVSHQHGFAPNGPRPPSPNGRAAIAVRAALSRLGRPYVWGATGPDQFDCSGLVRWAYAQAGVHLDRTTYQQINDGIAVPRSQVRPGDLVFPHAGHVQLAIGNNLVVEAPYPGAAVRISRLGGNVQIRRPLG; encoded by the coding sequence ATGGTCGACAGCGAGATCGCGGCGTTGAGCCGGGCTCATCAGATGTTTGCGGGCGCCACCCGCTACCCTGCGCTGGACGCCGACACCGCGCATTACCGGGGATTACTGCAGCGCGCCGCCGAACTGAATATCGCGGCGGGACAAGGCCGTTACGGGCTCGCGGTCCACCGCGGCCAGGCGGCTCTGGTGGCGGCGGCACGGACGGATGCGGCGGCCGCGGCCGTCATCACCGGTGCCCAGCGGGATCGGGAAACTGCGCGTGAGTCGACCGGCAACGTCCTCGACCAGGCTCGCGCCGACGCTGTCGTCCGTCCGGCTGCGCCGATGGCTCAGCGAGAGGCGATGCGCCGTCGCGTGGCGCGGCTGCGAGCTCAGCGCGTGCATGTCCTGACGGCGCGCCGGCGGGCCCGACGGCACCTGGCGGCGCTGCGCGCGCTGCGTTACCGAGTGTCGCACCAGCACGGCTTCGCGCCCAACGGACCGCGGCCGCCGTCGCCGAACGGGCGCGCAGCAATCGCGGTGCGTGCCGCGTTGTCGCGACTGGGCCGTCCGTACGTTTGGGGGGCGACCGGACCCGACCAGTTCGACTGTTCCGGGTTGGTCCGGTGGGCCTATGCGCAGGCGGGTGTTCACCTGGACCGCACCACCTATCAACAGATCAACGACGGGATCGCCGTCCCGCGCTCGCAAGTGCGGCCGGGGGATCTGGTGTTTCCGCATGCGGGACACGTGCAGCTGGCGATCGGCAACAATCTCGTCGTCGAAGCGCCGTACCCGGGTGCGGCGGTCCGGATTAGTCGGCTGGGCGGCAACGTGCAGATCCGCCGTCCGCTGGGATGA
- a CDS encoding DUF5632 domain-containing protein, whose translation MAIFGRKSARQRLRRATRESLTIPAFRSPVDCTPWVIGGLWPAELSTITAETASLAEHLNTELRRIADGANGELRSISRAGLPASARRAAEAEVIDEARARAQRRVESTVRQLRSPTQEPPARSARPAVANRFAGTDLDKTQVMQAITVEPAATEATEVAAETESDDERLQRLLAFVVRQEPRLNWAVGTHPDGTTVLVTDLAHGWIPPGIALPDGVRLLEPERRAGRAAELLGNVTRSATYTPGDPMRWPADVETPRSSMRPRELPAVEDLGRELGAATHRRGELPRMVHTVAKAAASGTGVIEAGIDLLRVHLDTARHRLQLQYPDVEPALLLDCLLLAAIESLVTGDVIAANYHLAWFQKLERTTGRPSLRA comes from the coding sequence GTGGCGATCTTCGGTCGGAAGTCGGCGCGCCAGCGCCTCCGGCGAGCGACCCGGGAATCCCTTACGATTCCGGCCTTTCGCTCGCCCGTCGATTGCACCCCCTGGGTGATCGGTGGCCTTTGGCCTGCCGAGCTGTCGACGATCACCGCCGAAACCGCCTCGCTCGCAGAGCATCTCAACACCGAGCTGCGGCGCATCGCCGACGGCGCCAATGGCGAACTGCGGAGCATAAGCCGAGCGGGTTTGCCTGCTTCGGCCCGGCGGGCAGCAGAGGCCGAAGTGATCGACGAAGCCCGTGCCCGAGCCCAGCGGCGCGTCGAGTCGACAGTTCGACAGCTGCGCAGCCCGACGCAGGAACCGCCGGCGAGGTCAGCGCGCCCGGCCGTCGCCAACCGCTTCGCCGGCACAGACCTCGACAAAACCCAAGTCATGCAGGCCATCACCGTGGAGCCTGCGGCCACGGAGGCCACCGAGGTTGCAGCCGAGACGGAATCCGACGACGAACGGTTGCAGCGGCTCCTCGCCTTTGTGGTCCGTCAAGAGCCGCGGCTGAACTGGGCCGTCGGCACCCATCCCGACGGCACGACCGTGCTGGTCACCGATCTCGCCCACGGATGGATACCTCCGGGTATCGCGCTACCGGACGGCGTGCGGTTGCTGGAACCCGAGCGGCGCGCCGGCCGAGCAGCCGAGCTGCTCGGCAACGTCACGCGCTCGGCTACCTACACTCCCGGCGATCCCATGCGCTGGCCGGCTGACGTCGAAACGCCGCGATCCTCGATGCGGCCCCGAGAACTGCCGGCGGTCGAGGATCTCGGGCGGGAGTTGGGTGCGGCCACGCACCGGCGCGGCGAACTGCCGAGGATGGTGCACACGGTCGCTAAGGCCGCCGCGTCGGGAACGGGCGTCATCGAAGCGGGAATCGACCTGCTGCGCGTACATCTCGATACCGCGCGCCACCGGCTTCAGCTCCAGTACCCGGATGTCGAACCCGCGCTGCTGCTCGACTGTCTCTTGTTGGCGGCCATCGAAAGCCTGGTGACCGGAGACGTCATCGCCGCTAACTATCACCTTGCCTGGTTCCAGAAACTGGAACGCACCACCGGACGGCCGTCGCTCCGGGCGTGA
- a CDS encoding DUF2694 family protein, with protein MTDADPAFDTVHPSGHILVRSCRGGYMHSVALSEAAMDTDAENLAQGILLTADVSCLKALLEVRNEIVAAGHTPSAQVPTARDLDAAIEKLLAHRLRRRDG; from the coding sequence ATGACCGACGCCGATCCCGCCTTCGACACCGTTCATCCCAGCGGGCATATCCTGGTGCGGTCCTGCCGCGGGGGATACATGCACAGCGTGGCGTTGAGCGAGGCGGCGATGGACACCGACGCGGAGAACCTGGCGCAGGGCATCCTGCTGACCGCCGACGTGTCCTGTCTGAAAGCGTTGCTAGAAGTACGAAATGAGATCGTGGCGGCGGGCCACACCCCGTCCGCGCAGGTTCCGACGGCCCGCGACCTGGATGCGGCGATTGAAAAGCTGCTGGCGCATCGGCTGCGGCGCCGCGACGGTTGA
- a CDS encoding DUF2710 family protein: MVSGSGSHGERSDLSDRDLVESVLRELSEAADKWEALVAQAEAVTYSVDLGDVHAVANSDGRLLELTLHPDVMTGYAHVELADRLNLAIAALREEAEAENQARYGGRLG; this comes from the coding sequence ATGGTGTCGGGGTCGGGCAGTCACGGCGAGCGGAGCGACCTGAGCGACCGAGACCTCGTCGAATCGGTTCTGCGTGAGCTGAGCGAGGCGGCCGACAAATGGGAAGCGCTCGTCGCGCAGGCCGAGGCCGTCACGTACAGCGTGGACCTGGGAGACGTTCACGCTGTCGCGAACTCCGACGGCCGACTGCTCGAGTTGACGCTGCACCCGGACGTGATGACGGGCTACGCCCACGTGGAGTTGGCCGACAGGTTGAACCTCGCGATCGCGGCGCTGCGTGAAGAGGCGGAGGCCGAGAACCAGGCGCGTTACGGCGGCCGCTTGGGTTGA
- a CDS encoding DUF4226 domain-containing protein, giving the protein MEASRYRPPRGAARSRASDRQQGDAAAAIADAEAALARQNSASAQLDLQVVSAILNAHLKTVEGGEALDDLQQETEAAVRTRSDLDTPAGARDFQRFLIGKLRDIRGVVANASLDDTSKSALMAAWTSLYAASMGEPKAPAEPQPARSARDAAPARGAGQEPAALSGAGSDPYLDSLLLDDPGLLPEESPVQSATPPAMPMWPAMPSIPSFGGATMPGVGMAPGSIPGWSAPGGLPLSGPRGRTETDPDPSDFDEWHQESEESNPADHTPSDEPGNDEDRGEDASAAKPNSPPAGPTTVTLPDGQTVTAASPQLAAAIKAAAGGASIADAFHRQGITIPAPGTAVANPIDPSRVIPGDIGIFIDRHALALGRGKALLDGQIQPISNVSGPSFLGWEHPPVPTTATAPATAEPPIPTRPSATSTAMH; this is encoded by the coding sequence ATGGAGGCGTCGCGATACCGCCCGCCGCGGGGCGCGGCTCGCTCGCGCGCTTCGGATCGCCAGCAGGGCGACGCGGCCGCAGCCATAGCCGATGCGGAAGCCGCTCTGGCACGGCAGAATTCAGCGAGCGCTCAGCTCGACCTGCAAGTTGTTTCGGCAATCCTGAATGCGCACCTGAAGACGGTTGAGGGTGGAGAGGCGCTGGACGACCTGCAGCAAGAGACCGAAGCCGCGGTGCGCACGCGATCCGATCTGGATACCCCGGCGGGAGCGCGTGATTTCCAGCGTTTCCTGATCGGCAAGCTCAGGGATATCCGAGGGGTGGTCGCCAACGCGAGTCTCGACGATACGTCGAAGTCTGCGCTGATGGCCGCGTGGACATCGCTGTACGCCGCCTCCATGGGTGAACCGAAAGCTCCCGCCGAACCTCAGCCGGCACGGTCCGCGCGCGATGCCGCGCCCGCGCGGGGCGCCGGCCAGGAGCCGGCGGCACTATCCGGCGCCGGTTCGGATCCCTACCTCGATTCGCTGTTGCTGGACGATCCTGGCCTGCTGCCCGAGGAATCACCGGTGCAAAGCGCCACACCGCCCGCGATGCCGATGTGGCCGGCGATGCCAAGCATTCCCAGCTTCGGCGGCGCGACGATGCCGGGTGTCGGAATGGCACCGGGCTCCATCCCCGGTTGGAGCGCGCCGGGTGGGCTCCCGCTGTCCGGGCCGCGTGGGAGAACCGAAACCGATCCGGACCCAAGCGATTTCGACGAGTGGCACCAGGAATCCGAGGAGTCGAACCCGGCGGACCACACCCCCTCGGACGAACCGGGCAATGACGAAGACAGAGGTGAGGACGCGTCGGCCGCCAAGCCCAACTCCCCACCGGCCGGTCCGACGACCGTGACCCTGCCCGACGGGCAGACGGTGACCGCCGCCAGCCCGCAGCTCGCGGCGGCGATCAAGGCCGCGGCCGGTGGAGCGTCGATCGCGGATGCCTTCCATCGGCAGGGCATCACGATCCCCGCGCCGGGGACGGCGGTCGCCAACCCGATAGACCCGTCGCGGGTCATCCCGGGAGATATCGGCATCTTCATCGATCGTCACGCGCTCGCCCTCGGGCGAGGCAAGGCCCTGCTCGACGGTCAGATTCAACCCATCTCCAACGTGAGCGGGCCGAGCTTTCTAGGCTGGGAACATCCGCCAGTGCCGACGACCGCGACCGCGCCGGCCACGGCGGAACCACCGATACCGACCCGGCCGTCGGCTACGTCGACGGCAATGCACTAG